Within Aspergillus oryzae RIB40 DNA, chromosome 2, the genomic segment CCCGGGGTGTCTACTACCGCCACAGGTATTCCCAAGGGTGGGTTACGGCTGGTCATGATCTCTGGCTACCATCGCTTGATGGTATTGATTGGAATGGTCCCGGCGAGTCCAGTCGCCGCTCGAGAGCAAAAGCTTTTCTTAAGTGTATTCTCAACAATGAACgatggaggaagagcgaATATGCGTGGGAAGCTGACGCCTGGACGCATGTTTTCGGTCAAATGAGAGACGACCCAGTTTTGGCCGTGTGAGTTCCGCCGTCCTCTGTACTTCAACCCTGACTGGATTTAACAGATTGAGTGAGTCCAGCGATAAACACGAATACAACACCATTAAGTTGAAGAGAGATCCCGTGTCTTGTCTATTGGTGGGTGAGCCTAAGTTTATCAAGAGGATTCCGGATGCAACTTTCGGCCTTGCAACCTTCAAACCGAAAGACTACCAGAACCCTCTAGCAGAATGGAATTTAGACCATGACCGCCTTGAAGCACTCCTACTTCATCGACATTGCGGCCTTATCTCTGACCCACGCTGGGGTGATGCGGATCTTGCATTCCCTTTCGCGGTCTATGAAGCTAAAGGATGGAGCGGGGATGCTCGAGAAGCACGCCGACAGGGATGCTCAGCAGGGGCAGTGTATCTTGACATGTTAGATAATCTTGCATGCCAGCCCGGAAAGGCTggcaaagggaaaagagCGTATCAATCGGCAGAAGCCCGCAGCAACAATCAAGTATTTGTCTTTACCTCCTTTGGGGCCCACTGGCATATCCTGGTTGGGTATAAAAGACCGCGACTTGAAAGGGAGTGTGCCGGACATGAAGGATTCAGTGAATCTGTCTACGTAAGTTTGGTCCAGTAAATAACTTCATTGACGAGATAACCTGATCTTTCAACCAAAGATCTTCCAGAGAATCTGGAGCGGCCGTGTCGTGACTCAACGAAAAGCTTGGGAGCTCTTATCGTTGGTTGATCAGATACATCTCTGGGGAGTTACTGATTTCAGAAACTCCATTATTAACCGCTTGAATGATTGGCATGAGTTCGGTAGGAGATGTTACGCCAATGATGTTAAGTTTATGTTTAGAAAGGTCGGCGCAGACAGATTCACACgtgatggaaaagaatatcGGCCCATACCGGGGGTTTGCCTACAACTTGCAGACTGGGCTAAGCATCTCTCAGAAGAAGCTCGCGACAAGCTACGGGAAAGAGTAATCTCCTACTTCCACCAAGCCTGCCCAAGAGACCTCCCGGATTTGACAGATAATTGGCCCGCAGCTATAACCTGCCTTCTGGACGACTGCGGCCCCGTGGGCACTCCAGGATACCCTATTCAATGTAAGGAAGAGATGGCGGCGCACTATCGCGAGGTCCACGgaaaagatgatgatgtgataGCCGATCTTAAACGCCTTTGGGATGAACCGGAAGAGATTGACAACGATAATAACCCCGTGCAGGTtagaaagagggagagattaGAGAGCGGAGAACCTGAATCATGCGCAAAACGGTATAAAGGTTCAACTCCCACTGATGTTGGGAATAAGCAGGTGGACGAACTTATTGATCTTACTAAAGAACATTGAGCACAATATGACTGTGAGAGATATTGCTTATTGTGTCACGCACTAACTTCATGAAGGTAAAGTGCTGCAGGCATATACTATGAGCCATGCTCGATTCATGAGCAGGCTAGTTGCGCCGTGGTACATATTCATGGTATCACTCTGTCTCCGTCAAAAGACTCATTCTGTGGTTGTACTATTCTGAAGTGATCAGTTTGGACAGAGAAGGGGACTGAGACAGCTTGTGGACCAGAGCTCATAAGCTTCGCTAGATCAGTTAAAGCAGTTATTACATCAGCTCACGAggtgtttttgttattttgCGGGGCGTTCTTGTATGGTATCAAGCTCTAAGCTTGaatcagaaacaaaaaccgactagaaagaagagaaataaatAGCGAATTATAGAAGCAAAAGTGAAGgcagggaggagaggaaggggtAAAACTGCTGGTTAACCATGGTGTTTTAGGCCTATTGTATTTCGACAGGTTAGTACACACATGAATGTCTATATGCGACATAATACACTTATACTAAGAACAAAATCGAGtcatggtcttgatgtctTGCTCAGTTAAATCTCGAACCCCCCAAAAACGGTTGTGTCTGTCAAGTGACTTATTCTCTTGGTTGGCGTGGGAACCATCATAGGTCCACTCCATGCTTCCAGTTGGTTTCTTTGTAAAGCAAAGGATTCCTTTGTTGtctggaggaagaaattcTCGAAATAGCTAGTGATGATCAGGGCTTCAAGACACCGTTATTATGTGAATCagatcatcttcctcttatTCTAGAATATCAGTTACCTGATATTCTGTATTGTTTTGTTGCACTCACGTGGAGCCCATCCCAAGCATCCATAATGGGAAATTCGGAGTGGACTcgcagaaaaaaaggtatTTACTAGTAAAAGCACTATTTAATACTCCGTCTcacccaaacccaacctACTCTTCACCCAGGTAACCCGCTCGTTAGTATCATACTTAGTTGAAAGGGGACATTTATATTGTATTTTAACACCCTGTCGATTCCCTCACCGTCAATGGGGGCTATCTGGAGAGCGTCTGCCAGGAACAGGGTTGCTAATGGCCGCATGTTCGGCAAGGTTCTAAATATACGATCAACTCAGCCAGCATATCGGGTCTGCGATCTGCGTTCATGAACCTCCAAGCCTCAGTTCTGTGTTCGAATGCGCCTCATTGATCACCCTCGGTTTTTTCTGTAGGAGAATTAACGACACAGCCGCGCTACGCTAGGATCAGATGATTGGCGGCCAAACTATTCCTTAGGCAGTAAGGATTGGgtgcttttttattttggtcCAAGATGAAATGGGTTCGGCACGTTTCAGCTCGTAACTATTCTTCGTTCTAGTTAATATTTCaccacccccccccccccccaacAAGGGGGCGTAGGTCGGTAACTCACTATTACGGTGGGTGTCCAGATTAGGTAGTTGGGTGTCGTATGTTGGCAGGTTTGGGATAAGTTAGAAATGGGGGTTTTTGTTGTATGATTGTAATAATCTCatcgttttttttttttttccgaagaagaataatttcttatcattattattcttattattatATTCCTTAGTAAAAGTGATGCCAGATGTGCTGGCAGTTGAGCTCCATCTGCTGCATATTGAAGGTACgatacatacagtacatacatacagagatACAGCATACATACACACTGTACATGATTACTGACTCGGTCGGGTATTTGTAACTCCCCTccaatacggagtacaaaaTCAATACGGCCGGATCCCCTCGCATCGAGAGAAGACCCACCAATGATCAATCCACCCAACAGCCAGCCATCAAAGAGTCAAGCCGAGTGCATAGGTTTCCAAATGGTAGATAATGCCTATTACAGTCCAGACAATGATTCATGGAGCATTCCAATTGCTGAGTGACAACCAGCAAGTTGCACAGGGTTGCGTCCTGTGGAGTGACAAGGTGTAACAACCCCCCGTGATTGATAGCCCGGAAGTGGCCTGTGGCATCCATGCCGTCCATGTTCCGACCCTGAATATAGATTGTAATTGAGACCGAGGGGGGGGAGGCCTAAACCCAACTTCCTACTCCGGTATCCATCTAATGATCTATCCAGGCGAACTCCCTTTTTTCTACGTCACTATCGAGGGTTTACGTGGTGTACTTTGAACTTGCGCGCGACCATGAATAGCCGGCCACCTGGTTGCTGAGTAGTTCAGAGGGGGGTGTAACTGTGCTACTAGGGGACGGCTAAGACGAAGCTACTGCAGTCATGCAGAGCCCGTTTCCTATAATAATCATAACACGGGGAGGCTGATTCACGGGTCAGTGGCAAATTGTAGGTACCTTTCGGTAACAAAAGAACCCTGCTGTCTCAAGAATTGTGATATATATCCCCACGACTTGAAATTAGGACTTTCCTGTTCTAATTTGTTCGCTGCGCGAAATCTGATAGAGGCGAAATATAACATCCCCAGAACACGTGGATGGCTGGTATCAACTAACACGGACTGAGGCTTTTCCAAACCACTGAGGTCGGATCAGGCATGAGAGCTGACTGGAGGAGTCATGTTTGAGCGTAGAACCTGGATTGCGCCGTTCACCGAGGCAGTCGCCTTCCAGCACATGGTCATAGTGCCCAAGGTTCGCCTCCCTGAATCATTTCAAGTGGTACTTCGTACATACGGTACATACCTTGGGGGATAATGATATTGCAAGTACAGATGTCACCCCTCAAGGTTTCCCCGTCACTTCGAATAACTATCAATTTTCTGGTTTCTCCTCACAGCTTATTCGGTGTTTACCATATACTAGTCGGTGTTAGTGTCCATTCCTCCCCACCTCTACTTACCCTACAGGTTTTCTCGGTCCCTGCTTAATGGGTTGTTAATTGACCGGAAACCTAAAACACCCAATAACAGGGAGTTAAAACACACCTTGCGATGCCGAGATGAATTGATGTATAGAATTCGAGTCGGTGATCGTAATAATAACTAAATGAAATTTGAATTGTAAGATTGAATCTACATTTAGTTACTGCGCTCGTCCGTAAATCACGGAGAGGAGAAAGGACCTTCATGGCCAACGGTGGACAAGAATAGCTATTAACTCAAACTATCCGTCTGGATATCCCTTCATTACTCGTCCGGAATGATTGTAAGGGGGCAGGGCCATAAATGAACCAATAATTCCAAAGGGAAAACTTTAGCAACCTTAGAATTACCCTTTGAAAGCCTGAAGAGAGTTTCGATTCTTCCTGAATTTTAAACCTTAGTAATAATCACAGGAGAGCTTGCTGTCCAATGGTTCATTGAGAGAGTGTGATCAGCCATTGATTTGTTTCGGTTAGATCCCAGCCGACTGTAACCTGTGACGGGGATCCTTGGCCCCATCGTCATTCATTTCTTGATAGGTACGGATACTCACTGTCGACTCCTTCAGAACAGATGCATGGAGATCGTAGTAAATGGCGCAAAAGCATTGTTTTAATTTCCTAAATTAACGAAGAGTGATCTGTAAGAAAtcagagaaaaagaaaagaaaaaagtatgggagaaacaaaagagTAAGTGGTGGCTGTCTGAACCTCCGAAAGAAGTCATTCCCGAAGCTCCTCTGCATCCCAACAGATACAGAGTTTTTGATGCACGAGAGCAAGGCAAGCTGTTATGCAAGTCC encodes:
- a CDS encoding uncharacterized protein (predicted protein), with protein sequence MLTLQSYLTPNNIASPRMIERYGADWGLNARGVYYRHRYSQGWVTAGHDLWLPSLDGIDWNGPGESSRRSRAKAFLKCILNNERWRKSEYAWEADAWTHVFGQMRDDPVLAVLSESSDKHEYNTIKLKRDPVSCLLVGEPKFIKRIPDATFGLATFKPKDYQNPLAEWNLDHDRLEALLLHRHCGLISDPRWGDADLAFPFAVYEAKGWSGDAREARRQGCSAGAVYLDMLDNLACQPGKAGKGKRAYQSAEARSNNQVFVFTSFGAHWHILVGYKRPRLERECAGHEGFSESVYEMLRQ